GGCCGGTCCGGCGGAGCGGAGGGATCGCGGACAGCAGCACGAAGGCCCCGAACGGCAGCCAGAGGGCGACCAGCGCGAAGGCGGCCGGACCGTCGGGCACGCGCGCTAGGTCAATCGGAGGGGGACACCCGCGCCTTCGGCGCGGGTACCCGGGCCCCCTCCGAGGCCTCCCCCAGGAATCGCTTGCGCGGGCAAAGCCCGCGCTCGAACGGATGCTGGCCTTCTCATTGGGCGCGCTAGCCTTTGAGGAGGTCCAGGTGGTCAGCTTCTACGGTGAGCCGAACCCGGAAGATCAGGATGACGATGGCGAGCCCCACGGCGACCTCGGCCACGGTGATGGCGATCGTGAAGAGCGTGAAGATCATGCCCGCGGGATCCCCCGAGAAGCGGGCGAACGCCACCAGGTTCACGTTGACGGCGTTGAGCATCAGC
This region of Candidatus Rokuibacteriota bacterium genomic DNA includes:
- the nuoK gene encoding NADH-quinone oxidoreductase subunit NuoK, with the translated sequence MGLQAYLILAACVFAIGLFGVLTRRNAIGILLGIELMLNAVNVNLVAFARFSGDPAGMIFTLFTIAITVAEVAVGLAIVILIFRVRLTVEADHLDLLKG